ggataaagagagaaaaataaatataaaaaaattaaaatgacagCTAACAGCGAGTGTATATCATTACATGTGGTATATATTCtgaatttaaaaaaatcaagagGGTAATAGGACCCCCGAAAAGTATAAGTGTGTAGTTGAGAATTTAATAATAAATTGGAGGGACATTTGGCTATTTTCTCAATATTTGGATGTGCAGTATATGTTTcaattgctccaccacaacACACAAAGATGGGACCTCAGAGAAGATTGGTGATATATGTTGGGCATGAATctttctatcataaaatatttggaacttgtgactggagatttatttactacaagatttgttgattgttattttgatgaatcagtatacccagcattagggggagaaaataagcaattgaaaaaaaattagattggaatgcattatcactatctcatttagattcTCGTACAAATACACGTGAATtgaaagttcaaaagataattcatttgcaaaatattgcaaatcaactgtcaGATGCATTCATTGACCTATTAAGAattactaaatctcatattccaggtgctaatgctccaattcgagttgatgtcccagtaAGACAATTAATGAATGGAAATGAGTCTAAAACACATTTAAAATGTGATAGATCGATCGATTCTAAAGATAAAAATCttcgaaaaagaaaaggaacaaaCAATCAAGATGGTCATGATATGAAAGAACATGCTCAAGAAGAGCAaggagacataacaattgataaaaccttggaagaggttaaggcacccgaaaatgatgaagaaatttcaataaattatgtctcatcagGAAAATATGGAAccaaaataatgtaattgtcgacaataattttgcttataatgttgctattgaaataatgcaacaaaatggggatcttgaaccaaaatctgtcgatgaatatagacagagaaatgattggccaaaatgaaaAGATgtaattcaagttgaattagcttcgCTTGAAAAAACGTAAAGTTTTCGGACTGATAGTCCGAACACCTGAATGTATAAAATTAGTGGGGTAAAAATTGGTCTTTGTGCGACaacgaaatgagaaaaataaagtcgtaagatataaaacaCGATTTGTGGAACAAGAATTTTTACAAAGACATGACATtgattatatgaaaatatattctcctgtggtggatgcagtCACTTTCAGCTATCTTATAAATCTGAtcgttcatgaaaaacttgtcATTCATCTGATAGATGTCGTtacagcctatttatatggttaTCTggataatgatatttttatgaaaatttctaaagcatttaaaatgcctgaaatatataaagatttccgaaaaacttatttaataaaaacttcaaaaatctttatatggaCTGAAATAATAAGGGCGAATTTgatacaatcgtcttagcgaatatttgctaaaagaatgatataaaaatgatccaatttgtccttgtgtctttatggaaaggtctggatctgaatttatCATAATAGCTGCatatattgatgatttgaatattatcgaAACTCCTAAAAAACATTCAAAGacagtaaaatgtctgaaaaggaaatttgaaatgaaagacctcgaaaagacaaaaatttatcttggtctacaaattgaacattttgcaaatagaatatttgtccatcaatcaacatatatagaaaatattttaaggagattttacatggataaagcacacccactgAGTATTCCAATAGTTGTGAGATCTCTTTATATTAATAacgatccatttcgacctcatgaaaatgatgaagagcttgtttGTGCTGAAATAcctaccttagtgcaattggtgcaataaagtatcttgccaacaatctAGACCAGATACAGCTTTCTTAGTAAACTTGTTAGTAAtatttagttcttccccaacgcgaagacactagaatggaattaagcatatatttagATACCTCTGAGGGACCACAgatatgagattgttttactcaaatgaatccacatcagaattgattggttatgcagatgcatgatatttgtctgatccccataaaggttgATCGCATACATGCTACTTATTTATatgtggtggtacaactatatcatggcgttcaacaaagcaaactatggttgccacttcttcaaatcatgcagagataatagctaTTCATGAAGCAAGTTGAGAATGCGTTTGATTAAGATCAGTAACTCAACACATTAAAGAAACATGTGGTTTTTCTTTGACAagagacgctccaacaatattgtatgaagacaatatTGCATGTATAACTCAATTAacgggaggatacatcaaaggagacagaataaaatatatttcaccaaaattcttctttagccatgatcttcaaaagaaaggtgaaatagatattcaacaagttcgttcaagtgataatttagcagatatgttcacTAAGACATTgtcaacttcaacctttgagaaattgaaatacaaaattggaatatgtcatcttcgagatattaaatgatgttttcatTAGGGGAGCATAATACACactgcactctttttttcttaatctaggttttgtcccactgattTTTCTaacaaggtttttaatgaggcaacaatTAATGCGTATtgaaaataactatatatatatatatatatatatatatatatatatattattctttcactaaaatttacttttcttttacATGAACGTCCAAAATAGAGTGttgtaaaataataaaaggatggACGTCCCTTTCATCCCTTTTCCCCTGCTCCCTCTTTTCTCTTAATCCTTTTGTCAAATTTGGCGTGCCAACATCCGATGCAAATAGAGAAGCACAGATaaaaataattctctctctttctcttactattTATTTCTTCCTTATTCTTATtactaagttagtttattttataatacatatatatatatatatatatataatatacacaTACAATTATATGAATGCATATATATACCAGTCAGaaattatacatatacatatacaattatataacatatatacaaatacaaaaaaagtATGGCATTTAAAACATTTTTGACCTACCAAGATAGAGAATATTAATGATTCAGTTGATTGTCtatttaaattttcatattattaataaaagttCGATTTCTCACCTTATAATTATCTCCTCTATTTTCTCTTCATATACACGGTTcctgatttttatttttttaaaaacctaCTAGCTAGGGGGCATCTCTGGTCAAGCTATATATAAAAGTTATAACTCCTACTCAGTGACGGAGCCAGAATTTTCAATAAGGggatttaaaatttgaagaagtagacacACAAACTAGCCGAAGGAGATtcaacatctactatttatacataaaaaattattttaactatatataaataatattattttttgtcaaGGGGGTTTGAACCCCCTAGCCATCATGTGGCTCCGCTCCTGCTCGTACTtagtatttatattaaattaataaataatataaattaataaaaatgttaattatattattgttcTTTACTTTTTTGGGTGGCGTGATTCTTTTGTCtttaaacaaacaaaaaaaaacgtTTTTAccatctttattttatttaaaatataaatttgataaGTTCATGAAACACGAGTTGGTATATGTGTGATTAACATTATTAATTTGTCAAAATAAATGGATGAAAATTGTTTCAAGAAACGATATTATGTGTGCATAAAAATTtgcatgttaaataggtttaaataatattttaaaatttgaaaatagtaaaaaaattatttaacaaaTATCAATAAGGCCATTAACATTTGTAAATACTCCTGCTATTACAATTTGTTTGTTCTGTTTTAAtttaatacaaaatttaaaatataaaataaaaatttaaatcttgTGACCaaatataaaacaaaattttataattcCGTGTTATCATTATTGGCAAGTCGTTGtcataaaaaagaaagataagaCGTGAAAAGACTAAGgatattttaagagataagtgtcaaaaacacatttaaactatccattcttttaaatttcatacctaaactattgaaagtgtgagtttcatgTGACAAGgttttaggtatgaaacttaaaaaagtgaaataatttagatttatttttgacacttatcttaTTTTTAATGCTTTGGTTTCATACTTCATAAGTTCATATCTTGTGTAAGacaacaaaaaaatttaagttatatacacacacatattaGGTAGATTTTTAACACATTTTATACAAAATTTTTGTCAAAGCTATTAAATTTTACTAAATTCATAGTTAAAACTTTAGGTCCGCCCCTAATATAACTCCTAGCAGCCATGCTTTATTTGGGAAAACATTAGCAATGAAGGTTGTTAGCAAgtagatttataacacaattaatataagattttttaaaatcaaaattactAAGTTTTTGTCAAATTAATAGCTAGAACTTTAGGTCCGGCCCTGATATGACTCCTAGCCATGCtttataatttatgtattacTAATTCCCTGTCTAATTACTCGTCCCTCAACCAAACAACCCTTAAGCGCTTATGACCTTTCAACACATTATATAAATCTAATTTCCTAATTAAGCTCTTGAGGAGGAGCCAAAGTCTTACCCATGGCTTTATTTTGGACCACTTTATCAATAGTTCTTGTAGCTATTCTCTATCTCCTTCATGAGCTATGGAGgaacaacaaaagaaaaaaacttcCACCAAGTCCCAAAGAGATCCCAATTTTGGGACATCTTCATCACATGTTGGGCAAAAACCCTCATCACGATTTGAACAAATTAGCCAAAAAATATGGTCCAATCATGTACTTAAAATTAGGTTTTGTTGACAATATTATTGCTTCTTCCCCTCATGCAGCTGAGCAATTTCTCAAGACATATGATCAAAATTTTGCAAGTAGACCACCTCATGAAGCTGCAAAATACATTTTATATGGCCAAAAGAACTTGACTTTTGGTACATATGGTCCTTATTGGCGAAATATGCGAAAATTATGCACATTGGAGCTACTTAGCACTCTAAAAATCAATTCATTTCAATCCATGAGAAGGGAAGAGTTGAATCTTTTCATTGAAACTCTCAAGAAAAAATCTTATGAAAAAATTGTGGTTGATTTGAGTGAGATTGTAACACGTTTATCGGTCGATACAACTTGTAGGATGCTTTTTgggaaaaaatataaagatgAGGAATTTGATGGGAAGGGATTTAAGTATGTTGTTAATGAAGGGCTAAAATTAGGAGCAGCACCTAATCTTGGAGATTATTTCCCCTTTCTTGCTAAATTGCATCTTCAAGGATTAACAAGAAGAATGAAGGATGTTAGCAAGGTGTTTGATGATTTTTTAGAGAAAATTATTGATGAACATGAAGACACTGAAAAAAAAGGACAACATCAAAACAACAAGGATTTTGTGGATACTATGTTGAACATCATGAAATCTGGAGAAACTGAGTTTCAGTTTGATCGTGCCCATGTTAAAGCTATTTTGTTGGTAAGTTTTTATCTATCATTATCTGggtttaagttatatacattgTCACTCTGAGGAACTTTTATGTTATGCATCAAGTCATCTTCATTTGTTATGACATGTATCTTTTAAACACTTTGTAATATGTTAACAGGATATTCTAATAGCTTCAATGGATACTTCAGCAACAGCAATTGATTGGACACTCTCAGAACTCTTAAGGCAACCAAACATAATGaaaaaacttcaaaaagaaTTGGAAGAAAAAATTGGGACGAAAAGAATGGTGGATGAGTCTGATGTAGACAATTTGGAATACTTAGATATGGTTATAAAAGAATCATTAAGGCTTCATCCTGTGGCACCATTTCTATTACCTCATCAATCTATTGAAGATTGCACTATTGATGGATACTTTAttccaaaaaattcaagaataatcGTGAACACATATGCTATAGGGCGCGATCCAAAAGTATGGCCTAAtaatccacaagagtttgttcCAGAAAGATTTGTGGGGAGTAGTATAGATCTTCGTGGACGTGATTTTGAGCTTCTCCCATTTGGGTCTGGAAGAAGAAGTTGCCCTGGTTTACAATTAGGACTCATCATGGTACGTTTAGTTGTGGCACAATTGGTTCATTGCTTTGATTGGGAACTTCCAAATGGTATGTTACCAAAGGATTTGGACATGAGTGAGGAATTTGGTCTTGTTACTACTAGAGCCAAACATCTAATGGCTATTCCTACTTATAGATTGTCATGTAATTGAATACTCGATTATCAAACTGAAATGTCTCATTTTAAGACACGAATAAGGAGAGAcaactttctttttattattaccTAATAATTTGCATTTACAACTATACTTGTAGTAATTTTACTTGATTTGAACTATTAATGGATGGGGTGGGGAAAATGCTGGTATACTAGattgttttttttaagaaaaaagtatttttgatcAGTATAAAGTGAAGTATTTTATGCATCAAACAACTCCTTTTTATCGTTAAATAGGAACCAAAATAATAACACAACTACTCATGGTCCCGGCGGGGCTCGAACCCGCGACCTTCGGCTCATAAGACCAACGCTCTAACCAACTGAGCTACGGGACCGTGTGATTGTTGATATTCATTCATATAATCTTATACTTCTGACAGAAAGTTACTCAGAGAAGATTCAAAAAAGAATCTTACCCGCACTCGGTATTTACATCAAGTCAATAAATGTACTAGATGTGTTTTTACATAGACTTTCAATAATACTTAATTGTGGTTTACCAGACAATTTTGTGAGCGGCACAAAAAGAAACAACTTCGTTTAAAAATTGGGTAATTTCTTTAGATTTACTTTCATGAACATTCACCCGAAAAAATTTATGAACGATTATGTTTGATGATGTTAAAATTATGGGTAAATAATACATGAAAGATGTGAAAAACATAGGTATATTGCACTGTTATTGAAATTTTGCTGAACTAACATATTGGAAAAGGGGCTCCTAACAGTATGATTTTCACTTCTCGTAATTTCttgtttttgatatttattatcGTCTATTGTCTATTATGTTACAATTGTCACACTATTTcactattgttattgttctttttcttttgaaatgtTTTATATTGCTTTCCTTATTAATTGACATGTTTTCTTCACCACCGTattgtcttttattttcataactatTTGAATTTGTCATATTTAAACCATGGTCATtcgaaacagcctctctacttGCTTATAAATCTTGTTGATTGCTCTATACATGGAGTCTTCCACATACTTTCACTATTGGCCAGTTTACTGTTAACTTCTTGTTGGAGACAATTTCCCTATAAATCTTGTTGATTGCTCTATAAATGGAGTCATTCACATACTTCCGCTATTGGTGTAAATTGTAAGGAATCTTGGTCTCAAGTGGCCAATTTACAATCCAACATAACTAAAAAGGCAGCTCGGTGCACTAAACCTCCCGCTATGCGAGGAATCCGGGAAAAgacctgaccacaagggtctattgtacgcagtcttaccttacATTTCTGCCAAAGACTGTTTTCAAGACTTGAACTCGTGACCTCTTGGTCACATAACTAACatatgtataagttatgaaacAATAACTAAACCCGACGTAACTAATAACCATTCCTTGTGTATaattctaaccaacaaccaaatAACTCCACCATATGAGGACTTAAAAAGTTATCACATATGCAAAAGGAAATGAACCTAGTCAGAAGGGAGAAACAAAACAGACTCGCATTTTTCATATCAATGTGCTAAAACTAAATCTTTATTTTCTG
This sequence is a window from Solanum dulcamara chromosome 10, daSolDulc1.2, whole genome shotgun sequence. Protein-coding genes within it:
- the LOC129871365 gene encoding cytochrome P450 71AU50-like, which codes for MALFWTTLSIVLVAILYLLHELWRNNKRKKLPPSPKEIPILGHLHHMLGKNPHHDLNKLAKKYGPIMYLKLGFVDNIIASSPHAAEQFLKTYDQNFASRPPHEAAKYILYGQKNLTFGTYGPYWRNMRKLCTLELLSTLKINSFQSMRREELNLFIETLKKKSYEKIVVDLSEIVTRLSVDTTCRMLFGKKYKDEEFDGKGFKYVVNEGLKLGAAPNLGDYFPFLAKLHLQGLTRRMKDVSKVFDDFLEKIIDEHEDTEKKGQHQNNKDFVDTMLNIMKSGETEFQFDRAHVKAILLDILIASMDTSATAIDWTLSELLRQPNIMKKLQKELEEKIGTKRMVDESDVDNLEYLDMVIKESLRLHPVAPFLLPHQSIEDCTIDGYFIPKNSRIIVNTYAIGRDPKVWPNNPQEFVPERFVGSSIDLRGRDFELLPFGSGRRSCPGLQLGLIMVRLVVAQLVHCFDWELPNGMLPKDLDMSEEFGLVTTRAKHLMAIPTYRLSCN